A part of Streptomyces sp. NBC_01235 genomic DNA contains:
- a CDS encoding anthranilate synthase component I: MDLETFRKLAGDRRVIPVTRKLLADGDTPVALYRKLAAERTGTFLLESAENGRSWSRYSFVGVRSAATLTAFDGQAHWLGTPPVGVPTDGDPLAALRATIEALHTPHQEGMPPFTGGMVGYLGYDIVRRLEKIGPGERDDLKLPELTMLLTSDLAVMDHWEGSVLLIANAINHNDLDTGVDEAYADAVARLDAMEADLSRAVAQPPAVLPPSELPEYTALWGGPDFQRAVEDVKERIRAGEAFQVVPSQRFETPCTATALDVYRVLRATNPSPYMYLFRFDGFDVVGSSPEALVKVADGQAMVHPIAGTRHRGATPQEDQALADELLADPKERAEHLMLVDLGRNDLGRVCEPGSVEVVDFMSVERYSHVMHIVSTVTGKVATGRTAFDVLTACFPAGTLSGAPKPRAMQIIDELEPSRRGLYGGCVGYLDFAGDSDTAIAIRTALLRDGTAYVQAGAGIVADSDPVAEDQECRNKAAAVLRAVHTANRLGE, encoded by the coding sequence ATGGACCTCGAGACGTTCCGCAAGCTGGCCGGCGACCGCCGTGTCATTCCGGTCACCCGCAAGCTCCTCGCCGACGGCGACACCCCGGTCGCGCTCTACCGCAAGCTCGCCGCCGAGCGCACCGGCACCTTCCTGCTGGAGTCCGCGGAGAACGGCCGCTCCTGGTCCCGGTACTCCTTCGTCGGCGTCCGCAGCGCCGCCACGCTCACCGCGTTCGACGGCCAGGCCCACTGGCTCGGCACCCCGCCCGTCGGCGTCCCCACGGACGGCGACCCGCTCGCCGCCCTGCGCGCCACCATCGAGGCCCTGCACACCCCCCACCAGGAGGGCATGCCGCCGTTCACCGGCGGCATGGTCGGCTACCTCGGCTACGACATCGTGCGCCGTCTGGAGAAGATCGGCCCCGGCGAGCGCGACGACCTCAAGCTGCCCGAACTGACCATGCTCCTGACCAGCGACCTCGCCGTCATGGACCACTGGGAGGGCTCCGTCCTGCTGATCGCCAACGCGATCAACCACAACGACCTCGACACGGGCGTCGACGAGGCCTACGCGGACGCGGTCGCCCGCCTGGACGCCATGGAGGCGGACCTGTCCCGCGCGGTCGCCCAGCCGCCCGCCGTGCTCCCGCCCTCCGAGCTCCCCGAGTACACCGCGCTCTGGGGCGGCCCCGACTTCCAGCGCGCCGTCGAGGACGTCAAGGAGCGCATCCGCGCGGGCGAGGCCTTCCAGGTCGTCCCGTCCCAGCGCTTCGAGACCCCGTGCACGGCAACCGCGTTGGACGTGTACCGGGTGCTGAGGGCCACCAACCCCTCCCCGTACATGTACCTGTTCCGCTTCGACGGCTTCGATGTCGTGGGGTCCAGCCCCGAGGCGCTCGTCAAGGTCGCGGACGGACAGGCCATGGTCCACCCCATCGCCGGCACCCGGCACCGCGGGGCCACCCCGCAGGAGGACCAGGCCCTCGCCGACGAACTGCTCGCCGACCCCAAGGAACGCGCCGAGCACCTCATGCTGGTCGACCTGGGCCGCAACGACCTGGGGCGGGTCTGCGAGCCGGGCTCGGTCGAGGTCGTCGACTTCATGTCCGTCGAGCGGTACTCGCACGTCATGCACATCGTCTCCACGGTCACCGGCAAGGTCGCGACGGGCCGCACCGCGTTCGACGTCCTCACCGCGTGCTTCCCCGCCGGCACCCTCTCCGGCGCCCCCAAGCCGCGCGCCATGCAGATCATCGACGAACTGGAGCCGTCCCGCCGCGGCCTGTACGGCGGCTGCGTGGGCTATCTGGACTTCGCGGGCGACTCCGACACCGCCATCGCCATCCGCACCGCCCTGCTGCGCGACGGCACGGCCTACGTCCAGGCCGGCGCGGGCATCGTCGCCGACTCCGACCCGGTCGCCGAGGACCAGGAGTGCCGCAACAAGGCCGCGGCGGTCCTGCGCGCCGTCCACACGGCCAACCGGCTCGGAGAGTAG
- a CDS encoding TIGR02234 family membrane protein, with protein MGYVTAVPHSRSASDAAARSGRRSLAVALLCGALGAAVALLATRQRWSEGTATVAGGAFPLTAKGSDVTGVPAALAIVGLAALVAVFAVRRAGRFAVSALLALSGAGITTAALLGASDGSALDEQAAKVSGDTSATVASFSHTAWPYAAAVGGALILLAGLLALRYGRLWPAMSGRYERDGTPRPRRAPGPVDPDRPEDMWKALDRGEDPTGMDPA; from the coding sequence GTGGGGTACGTGACTGCTGTTCCTCACTCCCGATCCGCATCCGACGCCGCCGCCCGGTCCGGCCGCCGGAGCCTCGCCGTCGCCCTGCTGTGCGGTGCGCTGGGCGCGGCCGTGGCCCTGCTGGCCACCCGACAGCGCTGGTCGGAGGGCACGGCGACGGTGGCCGGCGGCGCCTTCCCCCTGACCGCCAAGGGCAGTGACGTCACGGGCGTGCCCGCGGCGCTCGCCATAGTGGGCCTCGCCGCGCTCGTCGCCGTCTTCGCCGTCCGCAGGGCCGGCCGCTTCGCGGTCTCCGCCCTCCTCGCGCTCTCCGGCGCCGGGATCACGACCGCCGCCCTGCTCGGCGCGTCCGACGGCTCCGCGCTCGACGAGCAGGCCGCGAAGGTCTCCGGCGACACCTCGGCCACCGTCGCCTCCTTCAGCCATACCGCCTGGCCCTACGCGGCGGCCGTGGGCGGCGCCCTGATCCTCCTGGCCGGCCTGCTGGCGCTGCGCTACGGCCGCCTGTGGCCCGCCATGTCCGGCCGCTACGAACGCGACGGCACCCCGCGCCCCCGGCGCGCACCCGGGCCCGTCGACCCCGACCGGCCCGAGGACATGTGGAAGGCCCTGGACCGCGGCGAGGACCCGACGGGCATGGACCCGGCCTGA